In Chitinivorax tropicus, the following proteins share a genomic window:
- the surE gene encoding 5'/3'-nucleotidase SurE, with translation MNILLSNDDGYFAPGLAALARALSQVGQVTVVAPERDRSGASNSLTLDRPLILRRAASGFHFVNGTPTDCVHLAVTGMFDTRPDLVVSGINHGANMGDDTIYSGTVAAAMEGFQLGIPAIAVSLASKAGAHFDTAAEVALQLVKRHLAQPFAQPMLLNVNVPDVPLDQLGGMEITRLGRRHKAEPVVKSTNPRGDTVYWVGAAGAAAEAGPGTDFHAVANKRVSVTPLQVDLTAPGQMPLVQGWLQV, from the coding sequence GTGAATATTCTTCTCAGTAACGACGATGGCTATTTTGCGCCAGGGCTGGCCGCGCTGGCGCGAGCGCTGTCACAGGTAGGGCAGGTCACGGTCGTCGCACCTGAACGGGATCGTAGCGGCGCAAGCAATTCACTGACACTCGATCGTCCCTTGATTTTACGGCGGGCAGCAAGCGGATTCCATTTTGTCAATGGGACGCCGACTGACTGCGTGCACTTGGCCGTGACCGGAATGTTCGACACCCGGCCAGATCTGGTGGTGTCAGGCATCAATCATGGCGCCAATATGGGCGATGATACGATTTATTCAGGTACGGTGGCGGCTGCCATGGAGGGCTTTCAGCTTGGCATTCCGGCAATCGCCGTATCGTTGGCCAGCAAAGCTGGCGCGCATTTCGACACCGCGGCGGAAGTCGCATTGCAATTGGTCAAGCGGCACCTTGCCCAGCCATTTGCTCAACCCATGTTGTTGAATGTCAATGTGCCGGATGTACCGCTCGATCAGCTGGGTGGTATGGAAATCACGCGACTGGGGCGGCGGCATAAGGCCGAGCCGGTAGTCAAATCCACCAATCCACGTGGGGATACCGTGTACTGGGTGGGTGCCGCAGGCGCAGCTGCTGAAGCGGGGCCAGGTACGGACTTCCACGCCGTGGCCAATAAGCGGGTGTCGGTCACTCCTCTGCAGGTCGATCTGACTGCACCCGGTCAGATGCCACTGGTACAGGGGTGGTTGCAGGTATGA
- a CDS encoding peptidoglycan DD-metalloendopeptidase family protein yields the protein MYAISLEYGFDYRELAQWNRLEDPNLIKVDQVLRLRPPADQAAGGVVIVTPLPANDITPEPVQAVPAGKVVDDPKMYKLPYSPTAVAQMEKLQAAKPVPPKETAKPGDKPDGKPVEPDREPARNGSKDNKPEPKDIKPEAKPDSRPATNVDAEGEVETWQWPTSGKVVSGFAAGGKGIDIAGRRGQPVLAAAAGKVVYSGVGLRGYGKLLIIKHNKTYLTAYAHNQQLLVKEGEVVNKGDQIAEMGDSDTDKVKLHFEIRRFGKPVDPIKFLPADKS from the coding sequence TTGTACGCCATATCGCTTGAATATGGCTTCGATTATCGCGAATTGGCGCAATGGAACAGATTGGAAGACCCGAACCTGATCAAGGTGGATCAGGTTCTGCGTCTTCGTCCGCCCGCCGACCAGGCTGCTGGCGGAGTGGTAATCGTGACGCCGCTGCCAGCCAATGACATCACGCCTGAGCCTGTTCAGGCGGTGCCGGCGGGTAAAGTGGTCGATGACCCGAAGATGTATAAGCTGCCATACAGCCCAACGGCAGTGGCGCAGATGGAAAAGCTCCAGGCGGCAAAGCCTGTGCCGCCCAAGGAAACCGCCAAACCTGGCGATAAGCCTGATGGCAAGCCGGTGGAGCCGGATAGAGAGCCTGCCCGGAATGGCAGCAAGGACAACAAACCCGAGCCAAAGGATATCAAGCCCGAGGCAAAACCTGACAGCAGGCCCGCCACCAATGTGGATGCTGAAGGGGAAGTGGAAACCTGGCAGTGGCCAACCAGCGGCAAAGTCGTCAGCGGCTTTGCAGCGGGGGGCAAAGGGATCGACATTGCTGGTAGACGCGGTCAGCCTGTGCTGGCGGCGGCTGCAGGTAAGGTCGTGTATAGCGGAGTGGGTTTGCGTGGTTACGGTAAGCTGCTGATCATCAAACATAACAAAACGTATCTGACCGCGTATGCCCACAATCAGCAACTGCTTGTGAAAGAAGGGGAGGTTGTCAACAAGGGTGATCAAATTGCAGAGATGGGAGACAGTGACACTGATAAGGTGAAGCTGCATTTTGAGATCCGTCGGTTTGGAAAACCGGTGGACCCGATCAAATTCTTACCGGCTGACAAATCATGA
- a CDS encoding protein-L-isoaspartate(D-aspartate) O-methyltransferase, translating to MKTPDHRGIGMTSPRTRLRMVDKLRQEGIRDEAVLGVMADIPRHIFVDEALAHRAYENVALPLGFGQTISQPYIVGRMTELVRSGQALDKVLEIGTGCAYQTCILSKLAREVYSIERISGLLDKARQHLRELRIMNVRLKHGDGHLGIPEAAPFDAIMMTAAASHVPQPLLDQLKIGGKLVLPLGTQDQYLYMIERTTEGFTETKLEAVKFVPLLSGTA from the coding sequence ATGAAAACCCCTGACCATCGCGGTATCGGCATGACCTCCCCCCGCACCCGCTTGCGGATGGTGGACAAGCTGCGACAGGAAGGCATCCGCGATGAGGCGGTATTGGGCGTGATGGCGGACATTCCACGCCATATCTTTGTGGATGAAGCGCTGGCACATCGCGCCTATGAAAATGTCGCCTTACCTTTAGGGTTTGGCCAGACCATTTCACAACCCTATATCGTCGGCAGGATGACTGAGCTGGTCCGCAGTGGGCAGGCGTTGGATAAAGTGCTGGAGATCGGCACTGGCTGCGCTTATCAAACCTGCATCCTGTCAAAACTGGCTCGCGAGGTGTACTCGATTGAACGAATATCGGGGCTGCTCGACAAAGCCAGGCAGCACTTGCGTGAATTACGCATCATGAATGTCCGGTTGAAGCATGGAGATGGCCACCTCGGTATTCCCGAGGCCGCACCATTCGATGCCATCATGATGACCGCAGCGGCAAGCCATGTGCCGCAGCCCCTGTTGGATCAATTGAAAATAGGGGGCAAATTGGTGCTACCACTCGGAACGCAAGACCAGTACTTGTATATGATCGAACGTACAACTGAGGGCTTTACCGAAACCAAGCTGGAAGCGGTGAAATTTGTACCTTTGTTGTCGGGTACTGCTTGA
- a CDS encoding SGNH/GDSL hydrolase family protein: MKYLMIGILLAPLISPTFASDEAAPLSAASSVAGIQANPYHFANEPSPAPPHTGSTYTYLRCWYQISDSPLHPRATYEWAKDPVSGDWYRVHGSWWKSGAFHWENMFYSDTTQDTLKSVCEQTLARKGIQRPVISALAADHAISFNYTIWTNDTAAQGPGFNKVIAFGDSLSDTQNMYNASQWKLPGHSWLGGRFSNGLVWVEYLARSLNLPLYNWAIGGAGTDKYLVVPGLEQEITSWKEYMRKAPDYQPEHTLFTMWIGANDLLNYGRTPDQAISAMRRALISLLDGGAKYVVLLNLPALQKAPVFKLKTGGEQAAQQVQSFNTKLTSLVDEMRTRYGGTKQLTLFDASQIFDDMLQHPAQYGMTNTTESCLNIRSLSSTVYLEKHEPRSTCTDPGQYVFWDTLHPTTATHRQLAAHVETFIRNQYSSMLR, translated from the coding sequence ATGAAATATCTGATGATCGGCATCTTGCTGGCCCCCCTGATCAGTCCGACATTCGCAAGTGATGAAGCAGCGCCGCTGAGCGCTGCCTCGTCCGTTGCCGGCATCCAGGCAAATCCATACCACTTCGCCAATGAGCCCTCCCCCGCTCCCCCTCACACGGGCAGCACCTACACTTACTTGCGTTGCTGGTACCAGATCAGCGACAGCCCACTGCACCCAAGAGCTACCTATGAGTGGGCCAAGGACCCAGTCAGTGGCGACTGGTACCGCGTACATGGCAGCTGGTGGAAAAGCGGTGCGTTTCACTGGGAGAACATGTTCTACAGCGATACCACACAGGACACGCTGAAATCGGTTTGCGAGCAGACCCTGGCCCGGAAGGGGATTCAACGCCCGGTCATCTCCGCCTTGGCGGCAGATCACGCCATATCATTCAATTACACCATCTGGACCAATGACACAGCGGCACAAGGCCCTGGCTTCAACAAAGTCATCGCCTTTGGCGACAGCCTGTCCGATACCCAGAACATGTACAACGCCAGCCAGTGGAAACTCCCTGGTCACAGCTGGTTGGGCGGTCGATTCAGCAATGGTCTGGTCTGGGTCGAGTATCTGGCCCGGTCGCTGAATCTACCGTTGTATAACTGGGCAATTGGTGGGGCGGGCACAGACAAGTATCTGGTTGTGCCAGGATTGGAGCAAGAAATCACATCCTGGAAGGAGTACATGCGGAAAGCGCCCGACTATCAACCAGAGCACACCCTGTTCACAATGTGGATAGGTGCCAATGATCTGCTCAATTATGGCCGCACCCCTGACCAAGCCATTTCAGCCATGCGCCGGGCACTCATCTCGCTGCTGGATGGTGGCGCCAAATACGTCGTACTGCTGAATCTGCCTGCACTCCAGAAAGCACCCGTCTTCAAATTGAAAACAGGGGGCGAACAGGCTGCCCAACAAGTTCAGTCATTCAACACCAAACTTACCAGCCTGGTGGACGAGATGCGGACCCGGTACGGCGGCACCAAGCAGCTGACGCTCTTTGATGCCAGCCAGATCTTTGATGACATGCTGCAGCACCCAGCACAATACGGGATGACCAATACCACCGAGAGCTGCCTGAATATCCGCAGCCTGTCTTCAACGGTATATCTGGAAAAGCACGAGCCCAGAAGCACCTGCACCGATCCAGGTCAATATGTGTTCTGGGACACCCTGCATCCAACCACCGCAACCCATCGCCAGCTTGCGGCTCACGTCGAAACCTTCATCCGCAATCAATACAGCAGCATGCTCCGTTGA
- the rpoS gene encoding RNA polymerase sigma factor RpoS: MSAKLTIEEEDIVEEDELLEAELDEEADNEEASAEEQENNATEVINDVTQIYLNDIGHNALLTQEQERMLARRVVAGDFEARQKMIEHNLRLVVNIAKHYINRGMALLDLIEEGNIGLMHALEKFDPERGFRFSTYATWWIRQSIERAIMNQSRTIRLPVHVIKELNVYLRAQRHLEAQMGREPTVEDVAHLLGKPVDDVRRVLNLNERMASLDAPLDIDPMLSIGESIPDEQRDGPEDIFHSAEVERYVREWLGQLNDKQRMVIERRYGLGGYDVCTLEDLAESLGLTRERVRQIQIEALEGLRRLLRRRGVTKEYLL, encoded by the coding sequence ATGAGCGCAAAATTGACCATCGAAGAGGAAGATATCGTCGAAGAGGATGAACTGCTCGAAGCAGAGCTCGACGAGGAGGCGGACAACGAAGAGGCATCAGCGGAAGAACAAGAAAACAATGCCACTGAAGTAATCAATGATGTCACTCAGATCTATTTGAATGACATCGGACACAACGCCCTGCTGACGCAAGAGCAGGAGCGAATGTTGGCAAGACGTGTGGTGGCGGGGGATTTTGAGGCCCGTCAGAAAATGATTGAACACAACCTGCGGCTGGTTGTGAATATTGCCAAGCATTACATCAATCGTGGTATGGCTTTGCTTGATCTGATCGAGGAAGGCAATATCGGTCTGATGCATGCGCTGGAAAAGTTTGATCCTGAGCGTGGATTCCGATTCTCGACCTACGCGACTTGGTGGATACGGCAAAGCATTGAGCGGGCGATCATGAATCAGTCCCGTACCATTCGCTTGCCGGTGCATGTCATCAAGGAGCTGAACGTCTATTTGCGCGCTCAGCGGCACCTGGAAGCGCAGATGGGGCGCGAGCCCACTGTTGAGGATGTGGCCCACCTGCTGGGTAAGCCGGTTGATGATGTGCGCCGGGTGTTGAACCTGAATGAACGCATGGCATCCCTGGATGCGCCGTTGGATATCGATCCGATGCTGTCGATCGGTGAGTCGATTCCTGATGAGCAGCGAGATGGCCCAGAGGATATCTTTCACAGCGCAGAGGTGGAGCGCTATGTGCGTGAATGGCTTGGGCAGCTCAACGACAAACAACGCATGGTGATCGAGCGGCGGTATGGTTTGGGTGGGTATGACGTGTGTACTTTGGAAGATCTGGCAGAAAGCCTGGGCCTGACACGTGAGCGGGTTCGCCAGATCCAGATTGAAGCGCTGGAAGGCTTACGTCGTTTATTGCGGCGACGAGGTGTTACAAAAGAATATTTGCTGTGA
- the flhA gene encoding flagellar biosynthesis protein FlhA encodes MEAPQSTLPPLGGMNLNRLAGPVLILLILAMLILPLPTFLLDLLFTFNISLSIIVLLVSLYTTQPLQFSAFPTVLLVTTLLRLSLNVASTRVILAQGHTGGEAAGKVIEAFAHFLIGGDFFIGIVVFVILTIINFVVITKGAGRIAEVSARFTLDAMPGKQMAIDADLNAGLIGEDDARKRRTQISQEAEFFGSMDGASKFVRGDAVAGILIMVINVIGGLLVGILQHNLDFATASKNYTLLTIGDGLVAQIPALIISTAAGIVVSRVGTDEDLSQQLIGQLFQRIQVLYITAAVLALLGIIPGMPHLPFLLIASATAGLAYWMDQREKQAREAPPVEEAPPAPAVPELQEVGWADVAPVDLIGLEVGYRLIPLVDRNQDGELLRRIRGIRKKIAQEMGFLVPAVHIRDNLELKPNTYRITLKGVDVGSGDAYAGMFLAINPGRVLGEIAGTPTKDPAFGLPAVWIDGGSREQAQNLGYTVVDASTVVATHLSNILNQHAAELLGREEVQALLDHVGKESPKLVEELVPKVIPVGTLQKVLQALLDDGMHIRDMRTILETLGDHFMQTQDIDELTAVVRVALGRAIIHQIYGDARELELIALDPQLENILLQAVQAKGAAAGGLEPGLAEALLQQAAQVANQREEQGLVSVLMTPPPLRPLLSRFLKRSVPQLKVVSHSEIPDTKNIRVVAVIGGRNQ; translated from the coding sequence ATGGAAGCGCCACAGTCCACCCTTCCGCCGCTGGGCGGAATGAACCTCAACCGCCTTGCCGGGCCGGTGCTGATCCTGCTCATTCTGGCAATGCTGATCCTGCCATTGCCGACCTTTCTGCTGGATCTGCTGTTCACATTCAATATCTCGTTGTCGATCATCGTGTTGCTGGTCAGCCTTTACACCACGCAACCCTTGCAGTTTTCCGCATTCCCGACGGTGTTGCTGGTCACCACCTTGCTACGCCTGTCTTTGAATGTGGCATCGACGCGCGTCATTCTGGCCCAGGGCCATACAGGCGGAGAGGCCGCAGGCAAGGTGATCGAGGCATTCGCTCACTTCCTGATCGGTGGTGATTTCTTCATCGGGATCGTCGTGTTCGTGATCCTCACCATCATCAATTTCGTGGTCATCACCAAGGGTGCAGGCCGGATTGCCGAAGTGTCCGCACGTTTCACGCTGGACGCCATGCCCGGCAAGCAAATGGCCATCGATGCCGATCTGAACGCCGGCTTGATCGGTGAGGACGACGCACGCAAACGCCGCACCCAAATCTCGCAGGAAGCCGAGTTTTTCGGCTCCATGGATGGTGCCAGTAAATTCGTCCGTGGCGACGCAGTGGCCGGCATTCTGATCATGGTGATCAATGTGATCGGCGGCTTGTTGGTCGGCATATTGCAGCACAATCTCGATTTCGCGACCGCGTCCAAGAATTACACACTGTTGACCATCGGTGACGGTCTGGTGGCTCAGATTCCTGCCTTGATCATCTCAACCGCCGCCGGTATCGTCGTCAGCCGGGTCGGTACTGATGAAGACCTGTCGCAGCAGCTGATCGGTCAGCTGTTCCAACGCATTCAGGTGCTCTACATCACTGCAGCGGTACTGGCCTTGCTGGGCATCATCCCAGGCATGCCACATCTGCCCTTCCTACTGATCGCCTCCGCCACCGCAGGCCTGGCTTACTGGATGGACCAGCGCGAGAAGCAGGCGCGTGAAGCGCCACCAGTGGAGGAAGCCCCACCGGCGCCTGCCGTACCAGAGCTGCAGGAGGTTGGATGGGCCGATGTCGCCCCCGTTGACCTGATCGGGCTGGAGGTCGGCTATCGCTTGATCCCATTGGTGGATCGCAATCAGGATGGCGAATTGCTACGCCGCATCCGTGGCATCCGGAAAAAAATCGCACAGGAGATGGGCTTCCTCGTCCCGGCTGTCCACATTCGAGACAATCTGGAGCTGAAACCCAACACCTATCGGATCACCTTGAAAGGTGTCGATGTCGGCAGCGGCGACGCCTATGCCGGCATGTTTCTGGCCATCAATCCTGGCCGGGTGCTGGGCGAGATTGCCGGCACCCCGACCAAAGACCCTGCGTTTGGCCTGCCCGCCGTCTGGATCGATGGCGGCAGCCGCGAACAGGCCCAGAACCTCGGCTATACCGTGGTGGATGCCAGTACGGTCGTGGCCACCCATCTCTCCAACATTTTGAACCAGCACGCGGCTGAGCTGCTCGGACGCGAAGAAGTACAAGCCTTGTTGGATCACGTCGGCAAAGAGTCGCCCAAGCTGGTGGAGGAACTGGTGCCCAAAGTCATCCCGGTCGGCACGCTGCAGAAAGTGCTGCAAGCCTTGCTGGATGATGGGATGCATATCAGGGACATGCGTACCATTCTGGAGACGCTGGGCGACCATTTCATGCAAACCCAGGATATCGACGAATTGACCGCCGTCGTTCGTGTCGCGCTGGGTCGTGCTATCATCCACCAGATATATGGCGATGCGCGAGAGCTGGAGCTGATCGCGCTCGACCCACAACTGGAGAATATCCTGCTGCAAGCCGTTCAAGCGAAAGGGGCTGCGGCAGGCGGGCTGGAGCCCGGTCTAGCAGAGGCATTGTTGCAACAAGCTGCGCAGGTTGCCAATCAACGGGAGGAACAGGGGCTGGTTTCGGTACTGATGACCCCACCACCGTTGAGACCGCTCCTGTCGCGCTTTTTGAAGCGGAGCGTGCCACAGTTAAAGGTTGTTTCGCATAGCGAGATACCCGATACTAAGAACATCAGAGTCGTCGCGGTAATCGGTGGGAGGAACCAATAG
- a CDS encoding transglutaminase TgpA family protein, translated as MSQPVNPRDQLGLFHTWWLLFAAAVCLAPLAPHLSPWAPFATLGLLAWRAWLVWQHRPLPHKWLLTPITLGTAGATLLSYGTLFGRLAGVSLFAMLVALKLMETRSRRDAVLVVLLCYFLIITQFLFGQGMLSALAMAVQLTIVTAALHGLHSVTPVTWRIRLKTAGVLVAQGLPVMVLLFLLFPRIQGPLWRLPDDKSAAATGLSDTMSPGNIAELSQSADIAFRVTFDSGRPMQSQLYWRGPVLWHFDGRTWHQGWLSNKLPPPHPATQVGAEYNYTVTLEPHRRDWLFAMDLPTRLPDDARLNADYQMLNKGLVAELKRYTVRSATRYRLAATSTEIKRGLQLPANFNPQSIAFAQKLREQHPQPAAAVQAVLRHFNQEQFFYTLQPPILGRDSVDDFLFGSRRGFCEHYAGAFVFLMRAMQIPARVVTGYQGGEYNPVGNYFIIRQSDAHAWAEVWLQDQGWVRVDPTASVARERIEQSLAAALPQSDLLPFTLRGQPEVLRMLRYGLDSMVNRWNQWVVGYDTQRQANLLRQFGIEDMLSARMVGSWLIGGALAGLPVLLWLWLRGRPPRPSPVIGAWQLFRLRLAKLGIHSPPHEGPSHLIERAAATLPQFADAIHDIGRLYLHLRYLSEPDQQRTRELIAKVRQFPPR; from the coding sequence ATGAGCCAGCCGGTCAATCCACGCGATCAACTGGGTTTGTTCCACACCTGGTGGTTGCTGTTTGCGGCGGCGGTTTGCCTCGCTCCGCTCGCCCCACATCTGAGTCCCTGGGCGCCCTTTGCCACGCTGGGCCTGTTGGCCTGGCGTGCCTGGCTGGTGTGGCAGCACCGCCCGCTACCGCACAAGTGGCTACTGACGCCGATTACACTTGGCACCGCAGGCGCGACACTGCTCAGTTATGGCACCTTGTTTGGCCGCTTGGCCGGGGTCAGCCTGTTTGCCATGCTGGTCGCACTCAAATTGATGGAGACGCGTAGCCGACGGGACGCCGTGCTGGTGGTCTTGCTCTGCTACTTTTTGATCATCACCCAGTTCCTGTTTGGTCAGGGCATGCTGTCCGCTTTGGCCATGGCCGTACAGTTGACTATCGTCACTGCGGCCCTGCATGGCCTGCACAGCGTGACGCCCGTCACATGGCGCATTCGCCTGAAAACCGCTGGGGTACTCGTGGCCCAGGGCCTGCCGGTGATGGTATTGCTGTTCCTGCTGTTTCCGCGCATTCAGGGGCCGCTCTGGCGCTTGCCTGATGACAAGTCGGCAGCCGCTACGGGCCTGTCGGACACCATGTCGCCGGGCAATATCGCTGAACTGTCTCAATCTGCCGACATTGCGTTTCGTGTCACCTTCGACTCAGGGCGACCAATGCAGTCCCAGCTCTATTGGCGAGGGCCTGTGCTCTGGCATTTCGATGGCCGCACCTGGCACCAGGGCTGGCTGAGCAACAAGCTCCCACCACCCCACCCCGCAACCCAGGTAGGAGCGGAATACAACTACACCGTCACGCTGGAGCCCCATCGTCGAGACTGGCTGTTCGCCATGGACCTGCCGACACGGCTGCCAGACGATGCCCGGCTGAATGCCGACTATCAGATGCTGAACAAAGGTCTCGTTGCTGAGCTGAAGCGCTATACGGTGCGATCCGCCACACGCTACCGGCTTGCCGCCACCAGCACGGAAATCAAGCGTGGCCTGCAGCTGCCAGCCAACTTCAACCCACAGAGCATCGCCTTCGCACAGAAGCTGCGCGAGCAACACCCACAACCTGCCGCCGCCGTGCAGGCAGTGCTCCGGCATTTCAACCAGGAACAATTCTTCTACACGCTGCAACCTCCGATCCTGGGGCGTGACAGTGTGGACGATTTCCTGTTCGGCAGCCGCCGTGGGTTCTGTGAACACTATGCTGGGGCATTCGTCTTTTTGATGCGGGCCATGCAGATTCCCGCCAGGGTTGTCACGGGCTATCAGGGTGGTGAATACAACCCGGTCGGCAACTACTTCATCATCCGCCAGAGCGACGCGCATGCCTGGGCCGAGGTCTGGTTGCAAGACCAAGGCTGGGTGCGGGTAGACCCCACGGCATCGGTAGCCCGGGAACGTATCGAACAAAGCCTGGCCGCCGCACTGCCACAATCTGACCTGCTACCCTTCACCCTGCGGGGACAACCCGAAGTGTTGCGCATGCTGCGCTATGGGCTCGACAGCATGGTCAATCGCTGGAATCAATGGGTGGTGGGGTATGACACCCAGCGACAGGCCAATCTGCTACGCCAATTCGGCATTGAAGACATGTTGTCCGCCCGCATGGTGGGAAGCTGGCTGATCGGTGGCGCATTGGCCGGGCTGCCAGTGCTGCTCTGGCTGTGGCTGAGAGGCCGCCCCCCAAGACCAAGCCCGGTTATAGGGGCATGGCAGCTGTTCCGGCTACGGCTGGCAAAACTCGGCATCCACAGCCCGCCACATGAGGGGCCATCACATCTGATCGAGCGCGCAGCCGCCACACTGCCGCAGTTTGCCGATGCCATCCACGATATCGGGCGCTTGTACCTGCATCTGAGATACCTATCAGAACCCGATCAACAACGGACTCGCGAACTGATCGCAAAAGTTCGGCAGTTCCCTCCCCGCTGA
- the flhF gene encoding flagellar biosynthesis protein FlhF has protein sequence MIVKKFYGTNTRDALRQVRDALGPDALILANRQIAGGGVEIMAVSDTDVATLTTAPSGTLNNRPKPVVSAPPADTPRGRQLQNTYALPDDDPGDADAFVTAISSPPPAPARTTVPQEPASKPPAAPMPFTPPKLAVEPPVPAKESKTEPTLNVKPAQRYVVEQDAPKPNGAGKAAKADDSVEQMQSIMSELKALRTLMEGQLAGFAWSDMQKHAPAKLEVFRRMLSFGFSPALCRQLLEHIPANYDADTGLRWVRAALQRNLPVIAAGDDLIESGGIYALVGPTGVGKTTTVAKLAARCTLKHGASKVALITTDSYRIGAHDQLRIYGKILGVPVYSVKDESDLQLTLSDLGNRFMVLIDTVGMSQRDKRLTEQIAMLTSPGTTVRRILLLSATAQGSTLDDVVRCYQADGLSGCILTKIDEAALLGDSLDVIIRHRLTLHYVTNGQRVPEDLHLANPLYLLDRALRMMQDPSAYVLRPDEYPLQAAARASAVSSPLDVGGIHG, from the coding sequence ATGATCGTCAAAAAGTTTTACGGCACCAATACGCGTGATGCGCTTCGCCAAGTTCGCGACGCTTTGGGCCCTGATGCGTTGATCCTTGCCAACCGCCAGATCGCTGGCGGTGGCGTGGAGATCATGGCGGTATCCGATACGGATGTCGCCACCTTGACCACCGCTCCCTCGGGCACCCTCAACAATCGCCCGAAGCCGGTTGTATCCGCGCCGCCTGCTGACACCCCTCGTGGGCGGCAGCTGCAGAATACCTATGCCTTGCCGGACGACGACCCAGGCGATGCCGATGCCTTCGTCACGGCCATCTCCAGCCCGCCGCCAGCACCAGCTCGTACTACCGTGCCACAGGAGCCTGCCAGCAAGCCACCTGCGGCGCCCATGCCGTTTACACCGCCCAAGCTGGCTGTCGAGCCGCCCGTGCCGGCCAAGGAAAGCAAGACCGAGCCGACGCTGAATGTGAAACCCGCGCAGCGCTATGTAGTGGAGCAGGACGCGCCCAAGCCCAATGGTGCCGGCAAAGCCGCCAAGGCCGATGACAGCGTGGAGCAGATGCAGTCCATCATGTCAGAGCTCAAGGCATTGCGCACACTGATGGAGGGCCAATTGGCAGGCTTTGCCTGGAGCGACATGCAAAAGCACGCGCCAGCCAAGCTGGAGGTCTTCCGCCGCATGCTGTCATTTGGCTTCAGCCCCGCTTTGTGCCGCCAGCTGCTGGAGCATATCCCAGCCAATTACGATGCCGACACGGGTTTGCGCTGGGTGCGGGCCGCATTGCAACGCAATCTACCGGTGATCGCAGCGGGGGATGACCTGATCGAATCCGGTGGCATCTATGCGTTGGTCGGGCCGACCGGTGTCGGCAAGACCACGACCGTGGCCAAGCTGGCAGCGCGCTGCACGCTGAAACACGGCGCCAGCAAGGTGGCCCTGATCACCACCGACAGCTACCGGATCGGCGCCCACGACCAGCTCCGGATCTATGGCAAGATCCTGGGCGTGCCAGTGTATTCAGTCAAGGACGAGTCCGATCTGCAGCTGACGCTGTCGGACCTGGGCAATCGTTTCATGGTGTTGATCGATACAGTCGGCATGAGCCAACGTGACAAGCGGCTGACTGAGCAGATCGCCATGCTGACCAGCCCTGGCACCACGGTACGGCGGATTCTGCTGCTCTCGGCCACGGCTCAGGGCAGCACCCTGGATGATGTCGTCCGCTGTTATCAGGCGGATGGCCTGTCAGGCTGCATCCTGACCAAGATCGATGAAGCTGCGCTGCTGGGCGACAGCCTGGATGTCATCATCCGCCATCGGCTGACCCTGCATTACGTCACCAATGGCCAGCGCGTACCGGAAGATCTGCATTTGGCCAACCCGTTGTATCTGCTCGATCGCGCATTGCGTATGATGCAAGACCCGTCAGCCTACGTGCTGCGGCCTGACGAATACCCGTTGCAGGCTGCCGCACGGGCCAGCGCCGTCAGCAGCCCGCTGGACGTAGGTGGCATACATGGCTGA